A genomic stretch from Georgenia muralis includes:
- a CDS encoding GntR family transcriptional regulator → MKHTTVRDYLEGLVEHLEPGSRIPSERELCEQFGVSRMTVRQAVDALVVAGVLQRVQGRGTFVSRPRVDMQLRLTAFDDEMRRRHMSPGSRVLRADSRPAPAEVATALEIPAGDAVYYLYRVRLADGVPMSLEENWAPAALLPGLLEPAPPSSLYAAFLERGFPPSWGEDTIEAMVVRSPDADLLGLPDGGAGLRITRRTFSSDVAIGYSRSLYRGDRYALWAPVSPPSPALAPPRREAPARRTVTPGAS, encoded by the coding sequence GTGAAGCACACGACGGTGCGCGACTACCTCGAGGGACTCGTCGAGCACCTCGAGCCCGGTTCGCGCATCCCGTCCGAGCGTGAGCTGTGCGAGCAGTTCGGTGTCTCACGGATGACGGTACGCCAGGCCGTCGACGCGCTCGTCGTGGCCGGGGTGCTGCAGCGGGTGCAGGGCCGCGGGACGTTCGTGTCCCGGCCCAGGGTCGACATGCAGCTGCGCCTGACGGCCTTCGACGACGAGATGCGCCGCCGGCACATGTCCCCCGGCTCGCGGGTCCTGCGGGCCGACAGCCGCCCCGCCCCGGCGGAGGTGGCCACCGCGCTGGAGATCCCCGCCGGCGACGCCGTGTACTACCTCTACCGGGTGCGCCTGGCCGACGGCGTGCCGATGTCGCTGGAGGAGAACTGGGCGCCGGCGGCGCTCCTCCCGGGCCTGCTCGAGCCCGCCCCACCCAGCAGCCTCTACGCGGCCTTCCTCGAGCGCGGCTTCCCGCCCTCCTGGGGCGAGGACACCATCGAGGCCATGGTCGTGCGCAGCCCCGACGCCGACCTCCTCGGCCTGCCCGACGGCGGGGCGGGCCTGCGCATCACCCGGCGCACCTTCAGCTCCGACGTCGCCATCGGGTACAGCCGCTCGCTCTACCGCGGCGACCGCTACGCCCTCTGGGCGCCGGTGAGCCCGCCCAGCCCGGCCCTGGCGCCCCCGCGCCGCGAGGCGCCGGCCCGTCGAACCGTCACCCCGGGAGCGTCATGA